The Prunus persica cultivar Lovell chromosome G7, Prunus_persica_NCBIv2, whole genome shotgun sequence genome has a segment encoding these proteins:
- the LOC18769338 gene encoding uncharacterized protein LOC18769338 — protein sequence MRSIATCYSEHAIKVSDSYCSGPSNRAYVTPRLAPSIPNEVTCIYRAKLSTQKHLLITLTWYNKFSGQGLKISIGDKENTSSPISKFNSSSYQLQGQKGTRTFQSCNSKMEVFWDLSTATYDGGPEPSNGFYVMVLADSELSLLLGDKVEEVLDLEKYKTIISQPKFSLVSRSEHFSGNAVYSTKAQFCDRGAAHDILIKCDRDDEGSSKGPVLSVCIDKKKIFQVKRLKWNFRGNQAIFLDGLLVDMMWDIHDWLFNPKSGSAVFMFRTRSGLDSRLWLEEKILEQKGQERAEFSLLICACKSPD from the coding sequence ATGAGGAGCATAGCAACTTGTTACAGTGAACATGCCATAAAAGTATCAGATTCATATTGTTCAGGGCCTTCAAACCGGGCTTATGTGACCCCAAGATTGGCCCCTTCAATCCCAAATGAGGTTACATGTATATACAGAGCCAAGCTCTCAACCCAGAAGCATCTCCTCATCACACTCACCTGGTACAACAAATTTTCAGGCCAAGGCCTCAAAATCAGCATTGGGGACAAAGAAAATACCTCTTCACCAATATCCAAATTCAATTCCAGTTCATATCAACTGCAAGGTCAAAAGGGTACCAGGACATTCCAATCCTGCAATTCAAAGATGGAAGTTTTCTGGGATTTGTCCACTGCTACTTATGATGGAGGACCAGAACCAAGCAATGGGTTTTATGTGATGGTTTTAGCAGACTCAGAACTTAGCCTGCTTCTTGGGGACAAGGTTGAAGAAGTGCTTGATTTGGAGAAATACAAAACCATCATTTCTCAGCCAAAATTCTCATTGGTTTCTAGGAGTGAGCATTTTTCTGGCAATGCTGTGTATTCAACCAAGGCTCAATTCTGTGACAGAGGAGCTGCACATGACATCTTGATCAAGTGTGACAGAGACGACGAAGGCAGCTCGAAAGGCCCGGTGTTATCAGTCTGCAttgacaagaagaaaatatttcaagtGAAGAGATTGAAATGGAATTTCAGAGGGAACCAAGCAATTTTTTTGGATGGTTTGCTGGTGGATATGATGTGGGATATTCATGACTGGTTGTTCAATCCAAAATCGGGTTCTGCAGTTTTCATGTTCAGGACAAGGAGTGGATTGGATAGCAGGCTGTGGCTGGAAGAGAAGATTTTGGAACAGAAGGGACAAGAAAGAGCTGAGTTTTCTTTGTTGATCTGTGCCTGTAAGAGCCCTGACTGA